Genomic segment of Burkholderiales bacterium:
TGAAATATGGAACGATCCTCGCTTCGATCGGCCCAGGGCTTCGGTACAATGTGGCTCCTTTTCAAGTCGACAATAACCTGAGGCTTCAGCTCTTGGGGCGTGTAGGTTATTTTTACGACCGCAGGACGGGGGACACGTCGCCAGACTATAAACTGCCACCCGACACGATGCTCTTCGGCGCAAAATTTCGGGCGCGCTATGACGGGATGCGCCGCAATCTTTTGGAACTACCGCATACCGGATTCGCAGGCGGATTGGACATAGATTATACAGACCGCAATCATTGGTCCGATTCTGGAATTCCCGGTGTTGGAGAGAGGACCCAGGATCAAGCCCAGCGGTATGCCATGGGTTCCGCGTATATCGTGGGTGTTACCGGCATTCCGGGACTTTCTGAGAAAAACCGGGTTCTCGCCAGCTTTCACGGCGGCGGGATGGATAAGCATAGCACCGACCGATTTAATGCCTTTACGATCGGCGGCGGACCGCTTCCCTCTGAATCCGACGACCTGTACCGCCCTGACTACCCCGGCACCATGTTCAACGACATATATGTGTCGGACTATGCCTTAACAGCAGTGGAATACCGGCGTGAGCTTACGTTTTTCATGTATCTGCATTTGCGCGGCTCGTTCATTTGGGCACATCAGGCTGAGGTCTCGAACACCGGTCAGGTTGTCTTTGCGGCCGACCGTGGTCAAGCGGCGACCGTCGGGTTGGATAGTGGATTTTTCTGGAATTCGGAGGTGTATCTGGACTTTTCGCATGATACCGGTTTCATCAGATTTGGCAAACCTGGGAACTCAATCACCTTTACCTGGAACAAATCTCTTTGAGGGCAGCAAAACCGGAACGACCAGTTTGTTGGCCTTCAAGGCCATAGACCTGTCAAATTAAACTCGTCACAAGCTGCAGCAATCAGCGATTCATCATGGGGACGACTTGGTTCTGAAGCCACGCTGGTTGCGTCGTGTGGAATGAATGCCCTGGCACCCTCGGCGTATTTATAAATCGCGTGGGCCGGACGCGCGGCCGTCGCGGATAATGCCGAATGAAATACCCCGGCGCGTAATAATAGCCTGGATAAAGGTACTCACTCTCGACCGGAGTTGCCGCGGGCTCCGCTGCATACTCGCCGACGTAGCGCTCGGATTCAACTTGGCTTTCCAGTTGGTCCACCTTTTGTCGCAGATAGCCGACTTCGGATTTTACCTTTAACATCTCGAGCTCCTGCGGCGTGCCGGTCTCAATGACCGACAATCGTGTGGAATTCAGATCTAATTCCTTTGCTTTGCCGTTGGCGGGAGCCTGGTTGGTATAGTTGACGACACCGTTTTCATCGACCCACTTGTAGATCTGGGACGATGCTGGCGCCGCGACAAGCGCCGCTAGCAACACAAAACCTAAATTTAGTAATCTGGCCATATCGTTTTAAAAAGCGCAGGCAATTAATCTACACCCATATGATGGATGCGGACAAAATTATTTGTAACACAGCATTACAGTTCGAGCCCGATCTTCAAAATTCAATGGCTTGAAGAGATGTATCGAAGCTTTGACATTTAGTCACTCCGAGCGTTTCTTCTCGGTCTCAAGTTTTAATTCTGCTTTTTCCAGCTCGAGTCGGGATTGAACGCGGTCATTTTGCCGGCAATTGACGCAGTGTTCTTGCCCAGGTCTTTCTCGTAAACCACACCGTCCTGATTGACGATGAAACTCATAATGCCGGACGCGCGATAACGCGCCGGGTAAGCCAGCAGGCCAAAACCAGCCAGCATTTCGCCGTCGACGAGATAATCACGTGCTCCACCCGGCGCGTCCTGTCCCTGTCTGGTGAGTATCTTGTAATAGTAGCCGTGGTAGGGTGCATGGGCCGCGAACGAGGTGCGTCCGTAGCCCTCATTCGCGGCCGCCGCAAGCAGCGGCCCGAGCGGGCTTTTCTGTTCGTCGCCCGCTGTTTCCCAATAAAGCCCGTCGCGCTTGCCCGGCGTGCTTACCAGCCTACCCGCATACTTCGGAACGCCCGCGCCTTCCGGGTCTTGCGCCGAGTAATCGCGTTCGGCATCAACGATCGCAAGGCAGACCTGTACTGCCGCCAGTTCATTGCGCCCAATGCGGCGGTTCAGAATTTCCCGTTCGCCCTGTTTGGCGTCGAAGTGCCAGGCGCCATTGGATTTCACCAGCGGGATAGGCATCGGCCACTCGTCTTTGCCCACTACGAGCACCGCGTTAGCCTCGCCGTGAAGCTCGATTCTGTTGGCGGTCTCATAGGCGGTGACAAACTTTTCTCGATTTTGCTGGTCCTGGACAGGATCGCCTGAACTAATGAGTTTGCCGCTATGGGGACCCAACACTTCGCGTAGTGAGCGCTGATCGTTTGCTTCGACTGCGCTGACCAAGGCGGACACCGCTTCTTCGGGAGAGGCAAAGTTTTTCTGCGGTACTCCAGCGGCTATTGCAACGGGTGCCAGCTTGAGAAGCGTCAAACCACAAATCAATCCACACCACAACCAAAGACCGAGCGCCCACCAATTTTTTTTATTCCAGATTCTCATAATCGCCTCAACGCGGTTTATATGAAAGGTCTCGAATAGTCGGATTTTTCTAGCGACGGATTGTTCCGCCACCGCCCGGGCTGCCGGCCGGATGCGGCGCAACTACGTTGCCTTGCGGATGCCCCGCCGGAACATGACCTGGCGAAGGTGCCCCCGGAATACTGGGCCTCGGGGCCGCGGGCTGAAAGCTCTCACGACCGCGGGCGCTGTAATTGCGCACCCGCGCCCCATCGCCAATGTCCTGAAATGCGTTGGGCCGCTGCGTGATTGGCGCACCGCGATGCGCAGGAATGCGATGCGTTTCCATGCGGCTGGTAGAGGGCAGCGGCGCGTTCGAGCGTCCGGGCACCGTGGTTGCCTGCCTGGGAGCAGTGCTGCCGACAATGGATCTGGTATTGCCATGTTGTTCCAGTGACTGGTTGGGCGATATTGCACCGCCTCCGCGCGGGTTTTGCTGCACAATATGCCCTGGGGACCCCTGTGAGGGCGACGCATAGCCGCGGAATTCTCGGCGCGTATCAGGTGCCTGGCTCGTGTGGCCGAATTCTTGGCGCAACGCGATACTCCTGTAAGGAACGCCGCGGCGGTGGATCGGATCGTGTTTCCACGCGACACCCGCGTTCGTAGAATTGACAACGCGATAGATGCTCATTTGCCTGCTAACATAGGTGTTGTAATTAAAGTAGGAGTTGTTCACTCGCGTGACATTGATACTGCGGGCGTGCCAGTTGCAGGCGCCGAAAAAGAAATGCGGCGGGACCCGAACCGGTAAGCCATAGAAGAAACCGACGGTAATTACCGGGCCGACATAATATCCTGGCCACGGCCCCCAATAGACCGGCGGATATGCAGGCCACCACCACGGCCCGTATATTAAAGTTGGATCGTAATATGGCACATAAACAGCGTAAGGATTCGCGGGCTCAATCGCGATGTCCTGCCCCTCAGGCTCCACGTCGATTTCATCCGAGGATTCCAGATTGCCTGCGTCATATGCGCGCCGCCGCAATTTCTGTATCGTGTCCATCACCTGCGCCTCTTGGGACAGGAAAGCATCGCCCAGCCTTTCCATCCAATTGAGTTTCTCGTCCATCATCTGGATGATCTGCGGAAACGCGACAAGTGATTTGACACTCGGATCCCAATCATTCTGTGCTACTGCATTCACAGCCTGCTCGCCCTTAAGATTGGGATTTGCCCTAGACCAGCGCGCGGCCTCTACGATTTCCAGCGGATACGTCGCCGCCATCAAAATCTGCGAGAGCAGCGCATCCGGATAAAGCGCGATCGGTGCCAGCATTTGATCAAGATCCTGTTGCGAGAACACGGGCTGGACTGCTTCCGGCATTGGAGGCGCAGCGCTGCCCTCCGGCGGGGAAGTTTGCGCGGGCGCCATCGATGTCCAGAAAAGCGCAATCGAGAGGCAATAAATCCTCAGTTTAACCGCTGTTCTCATCCTCATGCTTTAGAGCGGATCGCGCATAGCCCGTTCTGAAAGTCCGTTAGTCGGCCCTATCCACGGAGAGCGCGATCGTCATTGTGACTATACGCCCCTTGTTCCCACTTTTTGCAAAACGATGCGGAAGTGCGATTGGTTGACTGCATAAGGACACCAAGTAAGGAATTCCAACGGGGCCTAATGCAAACTTTCGTTGGGGCATCACTCTGGCGGTTCGATTACGCACTGTGTTTAGATATAACGACCTTTAGTGACGTATTTGTGGCAACGTTACTCTTTTTGATACGGTGCGGCCGTGCTATATAGCAAGTCGGCGGTTCAGTAAGACTCTGGTGTTGCGGAGGACACCCGCGTGGATCCACTTTTGAAAGGAATCATTGTCGGTTTTTCAATTGCCGCACCGCTTGGTCCAATCGGTGTGCTTTGCGTTCGCCGATCGCTCACGAACGGACCTTTTATGGGGCTATTAACCGGGCTTGGAGCCGCAACTGCCGATGCCGCGTATGGTTTCATCGCTGCTTTTGGTGTTACGGCGGTATCTATCTTTCTGCTCGACAAAAAGCTCTGGCTTTCAATGATAGGTGGAGTGTTCCTCTGCTACCTGGGAATAGCGACTTTCCGCCGCTTACCTGCAAACGACCCAGCATCCATATCGGGCGCGTCGCGCCTCGCGGCCTATGCGTCGACTTTCCTGCTTACACTCTCAAATCCCACAACAATATTGTCGTTTATCGCAATTTTCGCAGCATTCGGCCTGGGCGCATACGCAAGCTACTCGGCAGCGAGCGCAATGGTACTCGGAGTGTTTTTGGGCTCGGCCTTATGGTGGATCATTTTGAGTAGTTCGGTCGGTTTGCTCCGTACGCGTTTAAGCCGCACCTGGATGGCGTGGATAAACCGGATATCCGGCGCAATGATTCTGGCTTTTGGGTTACTCGCGTTAGGCAAAGCAACCGTGTCATGGCTGCAATAAATCGGTCAACACGTCGCTGCGCTCAACTGCCATCGCCTGCGTATTGGTTGTAAGATATCGCGCAGACGATTTTCAGAAAATCAAAGAACTGCGGTCTTTCTCCGGCGCGACGATCATGACAGCTACCATCGTAATTGTTTTCACCGTTGTGTACTTGGGCATGATTCTCGGCGGATTGCCGTTTCTGCAACTCGACCGGGCAGGCGTCGCCTTACTCGGCGCTATTGCCCTGGTTAGTTTCAATGCGCTTAATTTGGACGAGGCGGCCGGAGCGATTCATCTGCCGACTTTAATCCTGCTATTTGCTTTCATGGTCATTTCGGCGCAGATGCGTCTCGGCGGCTTCTACGACTGGGTGACGCTTCGGCTGGCAGCATTGCCGCTTAAGCCAGCATGGCTGCTTGGCGCAGTGATGTTTGTAATTGCCGGATTGTCAGCGGTGTTCAGCAACGATATCACCTGCCTTGCGATCAGCCCGGTGTTGATTGACGCCTGCCGCAAACGCCAACTTGATCCTGTACCCTTCCTGTTGGGGCTCGCTTGCTCAGCAAACATTGGCTCGGCAGCAACGTTGATCGGCAATCCGCAGAATATCCTGATTGGCCAAACTCTAGGACTATCTTTTGCCGGTTATTCCGCCCAGGCCATCCCGCCGGTGCTGCTTGGTCTTGCAGTATCCTGGGCGTTTATTGCGTGGCAGACGCACGGACGCTGGGTCTTGAGTGACAGGGCGGTTCTCGCGCCTGTCGCAAGCGAGCAACGCGTGGAGCAAGTACCGCTGGATCGGTGGCAAACGACCAAGGGGCTTTTTGTGGCTGGCGCACTGCTGATTGCATTTCTATTTACGCCATGGCCCAGAGAACACGTAGCGCTCGCAGGTGCAGGAATATTGCTTATGAGCCGCAAGCTTCATTCCAGGAAGATGCTTGGCTTAGTTGACTGGCAACTCCTGATCCTGTTCATAGGTTTGTTTGTGGTGATTCATGCGCTAGAGCAAACCAGGCTGTTACCGAGTGTAATTGCTGATCTTGCTGCTTCGGGCGTGCACTTGGATCAGCCCGGGGGGTTGTTTGCGGCGGCTTTTGTTCTTTCCAATGTTGTCTCCAATGTCCCCGCAGTCATGCTGTTGCTGCCGGTAGCTCAGCATCCCGATGCCGGTCCGCTGCTTGCGCTTGTTAGTACGTTGTCCGGTAATTTGCTTGTCTTTGGAAGCATCGCCAACATTATCGTGCTCGATGCCGCCGTACGGAAAGATATACACATCAGTTGGTCTCGTCACGCACAGACAGGGATTCCGGTGACGCTGGCGACACTGGTTATTACCGGAGCTTTTTTTTGGCTACTCATTGACGCGTGAGTTCACAAGAAAAGCGAGTTCATTTGGAATCAACCGCTAATAAACCCGCGGCTTGAGCCAATATAGCCTGATTCCTCAAGCCTGCAGGTTCCAAGTCTCTTTGAGCAGGTCGAGGAGCGCGCGGATTACCGGATCGTCGTTGCGGTCTTGGAGATGAATGAACCAAAGCGTCGTGGGCATCCGTGCATCTTTCCAGAGACACATCTCGCCGCCAGCCGTTTTATCCAACGCGAGGTCCTCGCGAATCAGCGCAAGGCCGACGCCGGATATCACAAGCGAGCTGATAACATCCTCCTGATCGGCCTCGACAATCCGAGTCGGCTCGACTCCGTGCTTGCGCAGAAGCGCATAAACCAACTGATGGTGCGTGCTTATCGCGGGCGGGATAATCCACGGCTGCTCGGCAATTTCCTTCCAGCCGGCATCCTTGACGCGTTCACGCCATTCAGCCGGAGCAGCGATTCGATACGTGATTTCCCGCAATGGTAAACAGGCAATAGTTGGATGCGTGACCTCGCCGTAGTAAAAGCTTGCATCAAGAGTTCCGTCACGCACGTGCTCCAAGGCCGCGCCGGTAACATGCTGATGAAGCTCTAGCTCGAGCAGCGGGTAACGGGCCACCGCCGAACTCATGAACTCGCCTAAGCGAATAAATTCCGGATCACTCAACGTGCCAATGCTCACTTTGCCCGCCACCGCGCCCTTGAGCACCCGCGCTCCTTTTTGCAGGGCGTGAGCGGCGGCCAGAATTTTCTCCGCCTCTCCCAAAATCTGCTTTCCCACGGCAGTGAGCGCCATACCAGTTGAGGTGCGATCAAACAGTGTGAGTTCGAGCTCGTCCTCCAGCGCCTTGAGTTGCGAGCTGAGTGCGGGTTGACTGAGGTGCAGCTTTTCCGCCGCCCGGGTCAGTTGCCCGACTTCAGCGATGGCGACAAAGCTGCGCAATTGGTATAGCTCCATTACGTGCTCCTTTCGCCTCCCTCGACCGGCGTGACTATTTTAACGCAAATTGTTGCTGCGCAGCGACACATTACGATGGTATAAGCAGACACGAATATAAGTATTTAAATTTACTATTTGATATTCTGTCAAGCTGACCGTATTCTTGGTTGTGCAATGCAATATACCTGCGCAGTAATCCTCGAAATCGACGGAGGGAATTCATGAACCTTTACGAACATGGCTGGAAAATTAATGACCGATTCGAAAAGCGCTTCGAGCCACAGCAGACGGAAGATCTGCCGCTTGCCGTGGCAATCATGATCGGGGTGCAGTTATTGGTCGGGGTATTTCTCATCGTCGCCGCGATAGCGATGCATTAATGGCCATGTTCAGCATTCGTTTCGCGGTATTGATGTTTACTGACACACCATCGTTCACAATCTAATGGAGGGTAATATGGCTATACGTCTAAAACCCATGTTTACAGCAATAGTCGGGGCAACTGTTGTAGCTGTGGCGCTGTTGCTCACTCACGTTGCTTACGCAGACAAGCACCCCTTGGGCAATCATCCCGCTGTGATTGTTTACAAGAACTGGAATCGGTTGGCCTATACTGAAAGAACGGTGATCTATCCTCACCCAGCGGAGATTTGGTGGTATACGTACGATCCAAATACGACAAATCATCCGCATCATAAGAAAAGCGTCAATTGAACCTCGTACCGATAGTTTCGCTTAGATTTGTTTAAATCAGGAGATTAGCCACCCCTAATAACTTCCTCTGGCCAGACTCATATTCCTGCACGCTGGGCTAAAATGCGCTTTTAGCGAACTGCTTTACCCCGGAAGGGATATCATGGGTTCTGGAAACAAAGTTCGTTATTAATAAAAAGGGGGGCGAGTGACATTCTTCAATCTATATCGCCACAACTTTCTACGTGCGGCGGTGTGCGTTCCAGAAGTGCGCGTGGCGGATCCGGCTTTTAATGCGGCTCAGACAATCGAGCTCCTCACCCAGGCATCGGAGAAAAAAGTATGTCTCGCCCTGTTTCCGGAGCTCGGGCTAACCGCATATTCATGCGACGATTTGTTCCATCAACAAGCGCTGCTTGAAGCCGGAGAAAAAGCGCTCGCCCGGGTATTAGAATCTTCGCGCAATTTGCCAGTTATAGCAGTGCTTGGCTTACCGCTGCGCGTTCAAGGTGCACTTTTTAACTGCGCGGCGGTGACCTATAAGGGCCGGATTTTAGGGGTCGCTCCAAAATCTTACCTCCCCAACTACAGGGAGTTTTATGAGCTCCGACATTTTGCTCCAGGGGCTAGCGCGACCGCCGGCGGGATAGACATCTGCGGGCAAAGCGGCGTGCCATTCGGCACGCGGCTCCTTTTTAGGCCGCCGCAACAGCCTTTATTTACTCTGTTTGTCGAAATCTGCGAGGATCTCTGGACGCCGATACCGCCGTCATCGTTTGCCGCCCTCGCCGGCGCTACCGTACTCGCCAATCTATCAGCTTCCAACATCACCATCGGCAAGGACGAATATCGCACTCAGCTTGTGGCCAATCAATCCGGTCGCTGCGTCGCTGCTTACCTTTATTGTGCGGCCGGGTTCGGTGAGTCAACCACCGATCTTGCTTGGGACGGTCACGGGATGATCTATGAGAATGGTTCACGTCTGACCGAGACGCGCCGCTTTGCCTACCAGTCGCAGCTTGCCATGAGCGATATCGACCTCGACCGCATTGCCCAGGACCGCATGCGGCAGACGAGTTTCACACAGTCCGTCGATACGCACCGCGCCGCGATTTCAGATTTCCGCCTGGTTTCTTTTTCGTTAGATCTTCCCGATGAGCAAGAACTTTTCCTCGAACGCAATATCGCGCGTTTTCCTTATGTGCCTAGCGATCCCGCGACACGGGATTTGCGGTGTCAGGAAGTGTACGAAATTCAGGTGCAAGGACTCGTCAAGCGCCTGCGTTCAATCAGTGCAGAGCGTGTGGTGATCGGCGTTTCCGGAGGCCTTGATTCCACCCACGCCCTGATTGTATGTGCTCGCGCCATGGATATGATGCATCTGCCGCGAAGCAGGATTCTCGCATACACGATGCCGGGGTTCGCGACAAGCGAACGGACTCTGGCGCAGGCGCGGGAGCTTATGGCCGCGATCGGATGCGTCGCGACTGAAATTGATATCCGCCCAAGCTGCATGCAAATGCTGCGCGACATTGGGCACCCGTTTGCGGCGGGCAAACCGGTCTATGACACCACGTTTGAGAACGTTCAGGCCGGCGAGCGCAGCAGTCATCTGTTCCGCCTGGCCAACCTGCACCAAGCGCCCGTAGTTGGCACCAGCGACTTGTCCGAATTGGCTTTGGGCTGGTGCACCTACGGCGTGGGAGACCAAATGGCGCATTATCACGTTAATGCCAGTGTACCCAAGACGCTCATTCAGTTTCTAATCCGGCACATCGCGCGCACCGGCCAGATCGGGGCTACAGCCGGCCCCGTGCTCGAGCAAGTTCTTAGCACCGCGATCAGCCCCGAACTCTTGCCGGGTGACAGCGGTCTGCAACCGGGCCAGAAGAGCGAGGATATAGTGGGGCCTTACGAACTGCAGGATTTCAACCTTTACTATGTCCTGCGCTACGGCCTTGCTCCACCAAAGGTCGCGTTTATGGCCTATTGCGCCTGGCACGACCGCACGCGGGGAGACTGGCCTGAGGTCAGCCTGGCGTCGCGGCACGAATACGAAATTTCGGAAATCAAACGCTGGCTCGAGGTTTTTTTGCGCCGGTTTTTTGAAACAAGCCAGTACAAACGCAGCGCCATCGCCAATTCGCCGAAAGTAGGGTCCGGCGGATCGTTGTCTCCGCGCGGAGATTATCGTGCTCCAAGCGACGCCCAGGCACAGGCCTGGCTGTCACAACTGGACGCTATTCCCGACTCCGGCCCAAGATCTGCGAAAGCGCGTCGCGATTGAACCACTCGCCGTTTCGGGACGGCAACGGTAATCGTCTGCAAAACGCTGCCGGTTTGTCTGTATATTACTTTTGACCTGTCTTGATCCGGCTATCCTATTGAGCGAGCAATGACCCTCAACGCGCACATGGCGTGACGTCGATTAACGGCTTGAGCTACGTCTGCGGCGCAATAGTTATTCGGCAAAGCCTCAGGTATTTATATGTCAAAACGGTGTTAAAATGGTTTGCCGTCAAATTACTTTGACAAGGAGGTTTCCCATGAAAAAGAACGAGCCGATGCAAACAGGACGGATGCTTAGCTACGCAATGCTAGCCGGACTGGTCGGCGGGTTCGCCGAAATGCTCTGGACAGTACTTTATACGTCACTTACATCGGGTAGCAGCGTCGAGGTCGCCCGGGATGTTGCCGGGACCGTGTTTCGATCAGCGGCAGCATTGCCCGCGGCACCCGTGATAGGCATAGCGATCCATTTGGCGCTTTCCGTCGCACTTGCTGTCGTTTTTGTCAGATTCATCTGGGTTCCTTTCGCGATATCCCTTAGAGGCGGCGCGAGCCTATTCATTACGGTGACAACACTAATACTAGTCTGGGCAGTAAATTTCTTGATTGTCCTTCCGGTTGTCAATCCCTCCTTCGTCAAGGTGATGCCTTACGGGATTACGCTCATCTCGAAAGCCTTGTTCGGCGCGTCCATGGCCTGGAGTCTTCGGAAAAGTTTTGCGCCTCGTCATCCGTGATTCGGGTTGCACTGGCGTTGCTCAGTGATCAGCGTTCTGGTGTAGTGAAACCACATTCAAACATCAGCGATTTTTGACTCCACTTCTCTATCATCTCGCCGTTGCGCCTGTCGGTACCCAATTGATTTTACTGAGGCTCGGCGACGGCAACCCGGCATTCGGAGCAACGAATGCAATTGGCGCCGAAGCTTGACGCTTCGGGATTGAACCGTTGAAAGTCGTGGCGACCTAATATACATTGAGCGTATGATTGGCTTACGTCACGCTCACACAAAGGACAAGATATGCGCCGTCTGATTGCGTTCTTGCAATCGAAAATTCGATATTCCGGATTGCAATTCATTGCCATCAGCCTGCTCTTGGCGCCGCTGGTTACGGCGTATGCAGCTGGCGGGATGGAGACCGGAACGAATATGGCAGCGGCCGCGAGCTATGAGAAGCTTACCCGTGAGCAGCTACTGGGAATTCTGTCGCGCTCATCCGAATCTGCGCCGGCGAATCTGTACTCGAAAGATCTGACCGGGCTCGATCTTTCGGGAGTCGATTTCAAAGGGGCAAATCTCACGGCCTCGCTTATGAATTCCGCAAATCTGAGCAACGCAAATTTATCGCACTGCAATTTAACAGTAAGCTTCGCAGAAGGGGCAAATTTATCGCATGCCGATCTGCGAGATGCAAATATGTTTTCAATGCAGTTAAAAGGTTCTAATTTGTCGGGAGCAAATTTATCAGGAGCGCGATTTATCGGAGATTTGACCGGGGCCAATCTGCAAGGCGCCAATCTGAGCAAAATGGATGGCGGGGCGGATATGAAGAACCAGTCCATGGGGCTCATGCGGGCCTCAATTGTGAGCGCAAATCTTCAAGGAGCGAATCTCTCCGGGGCGAATTTTTCAAAGGCCGATTTCAGCTTTTCGTCCCTCGCCGGCGTCAACCTTTCGGGAGCAAACCTTTTCGATGCGAATCTCAGTGGTGCCGATTTCTCATCTGCCAACCTGAGCAATGCTAGTTTGCGCGAGGCAAAAATTTTTGACACTGACTTTACGGGCGCGAATTTAACCGGCGCGGATTTTGCTGGCGCCGAATTTCGCAACGTCAGGGGACTGGATAAAGCCCAGACCGAAAATGCTAAAGGACTTCCGCACTAGTTCGAGCGTTGCTGAAACATGGATTGCCTGGCCTGACGAGCTATGTTCAAGAAAGCACTGGCTTAAATGAAGGCGCTTATCCAGGCGGTGCTCCTCACAACCGTGCTTGCGCCGCTTGCGGCATATAGCGAGGACCAGCCCGGGCCGCAATCGCGCCCGATCCCGGATAAGCTCGCGCTGTTTCTCCAGCTGGAAAAAGTGGACGTCATTTCCGAGGGCGCCAAAGATGCAAGGAGCGAGTTGTATGTATTTTTTGATCCCAATTGCTACTACTGCCATCTAACATGGAAAGCGCTGCAGCCGTATGAAAATGTCGGGCTGCAAGTACGTTGGGTACCGGTCGCTTACCAGAAACCGAGCTCTGTAGGACGCGCGGCAGCCATCATGGAGGCGCGCGACAGAAAAACCGCGATGCGCGAAAACGAAAGCAACTATGACAGTGCACACTACGACGGCGGCATCAAGCCAATGGATAAGCCGCCGGTTCGGCTGACCGCGCAACTACAGGCAAATATCCGGCTCATGCAAGAGTTCGGCGCCCCCGGGACTCCCTTGCTCGTCTGGAAAGATAAAAATGGAAAGGTGCAGACGAAAATTGGTGTCCCGCGCTTGTCGCAGCTTCCGCAAATTACCGCGCTCCCGGAACAGAAAGTCACCGACCCGGAACTTGCGAATTTCCATTGACCGCAAATCGCGGCGCAATAGAACACATCATCTCGTTCTCTTGCGCCGGGCTTGAGGCGGTCCTGCAGTACTAACATCGAATGTTTCGCCTACCGTTTTACACGACAATGCATTGGGAGAGCGAATACTGAGACTTATCCTCGACATCCGGATTGTTCCGGGCGAGCAGCGCATGTGTAGTTGCAGCGGCAAGACGCATTTAGCCCGGTCACCCCAGCATTAGAAGGTGCTGCAACGCCAATCACCGCGCAACGGGCTGCGCATTGGAGCGAGCTTCGGGCCTTGCTATGCGTGATGAATTATTTCGTTCGCGCCGGTTCGGTGGGTTAA
This window contains:
- a CDS encoding anion transporter; this encodes MTATIVIVFTVVYLGMILGGLPFLQLDRAGVALLGAIALVSFNALNLDEAAGAIHLPTLILLFAFMVISAQMRLGGFYDWVTLRLAALPLKPAWLLGAVMFVIAGLSAVFSNDITCLAISPVLIDACRKRQLDPVPFLLGLACSANIGSAATLIGNPQNILIGQTLGLSFAGYSAQAIPPVLLGLAVSWAFIAWQTHGRWVLSDRAVLAPVASEQRVEQVPLDRWQTTKGLFVAGALLIAFLFTPWPREHVALAGAGILLMSRKLHSRKMLGLVDWQLLILFIGLFVVIHALEQTRLLPSVIADLAASGVHLDQPGGLFAAAFVLSNVVSNVPAVMLLLPVAQHPDAGPLLALVSTLSGNLLVFGSIANIIVLDAAVRKDIHISWSRHAQTGIPVTLATLVITGAFFWLLIDA
- a CDS encoding LysE family transporter, with amino-acid sequence MDPLLKGIIVGFSIAAPLGPIGVLCVRRSLTNGPFMGLLTGLGAATADAAYGFIAAFGVTAVSIFLLDKKLWLSMIGGVFLCYLGIATFRRLPANDPASISGASRLAAYASTFLLTLSNPTTILSFIAIFAAFGLGAYASYSAASAMVLGVFLGSALWWIILSSSVGLLRTRLSRTWMAWINRISGAMILAFGLLALGKATVSWLQ
- a CDS encoding DUF3300 domain-containing protein, whose product is MPEAVQPVFSQQDLDQMLAPIALYPDALLSQILMAATYPLEIVEAARWSRANPNLKGEQAVNAVAQNDWDPSVKSLVAFPQIIQMMDEKLNWMERLGDAFLSQEAQVMDTIQKLRRRAYDAGNLESSDEIDVEPEGQDIAIEPANPYAVYVPYYDPTLIYGPWWWPAYPPVYWGPWPGYYVGPVITVGFFYGLPVRVPPHFFFGACNWHARSINVTRVNNSYFNYNTYVSRQMSIYRVVNSTNAGVAWKHDPIHRRGVPYRSIALRQEFGHTSQAPDTRREFRGYASPSQGSPGHIVQQNPRGGGAISPNQSLEQHGNTRSIVGSTAPRQATTVPGRSNAPLPSTSRMETHRIPAHRGAPITQRPNAFQDIGDGARVRNYSARGRESFQPAAPRPSIPGAPSPGHVPAGHPQGNVVAPHPAGSPGGGGTIRR
- a CDS encoding NAD(+) synthase, yielding MTFFNLYRHNFLRAAVCVPEVRVADPAFNAAQTIELLTQASEKKVCLALFPELGLTAYSCDDLFHQQALLEAGEKALARVLESSRNLPVIAVLGLPLRVQGALFNCAAVTYKGRILGVAPKSYLPNYREFYELRHFAPGASATAGGIDICGQSGVPFGTRLLFRPPQQPLFTLFVEICEDLWTPIPPSSFAALAGATVLANLSASNITIGKDEYRTQLVANQSGRCVAAYLYCAAGFGESTTDLAWDGHGMIYENGSRLTETRRFAYQSQLAMSDIDLDRIAQDRMRQTSFTQSVDTHRAAISDFRLVSFSLDLPDEQELFLERNIARFPYVPSDPATRDLRCQEVYEIQVQGLVKRLRSISAERVVIGVSGGLDSTHALIVCARAMDMMHLPRSRILAYTMPGFATSERTLAQARELMAAIGCVATEIDIRPSCMQMLRDIGHPFAAGKPVYDTTFENVQAGERSSHLFRLANLHQAPVVGTSDLSELALGWCTYGVGDQMAHYHVNASVPKTLIQFLIRHIARTGQIGATAGPVLEQVLSTAISPELLPGDSGLQPGQKSEDIVGPYELQDFNLYYVLRYGLAPPKVAFMAYCAWHDRTRGDWPEVSLASRHEYEISEIKRWLEVFLRRFFETSQYKRSAIANSPKVGSGGSLSPRGDYRAPSDAQAQAWLSQLDAIPDSGPRSAKARRD
- a CDS encoding DUF2950 domain-containing protein; its protein translation is MRIWNKKNWWALGLWLWCGLICGLTLLKLAPVAIAAGVPQKNFASPEEAVSALVSAVEANDQRSLREVLGPHSGKLISSGDPVQDQQNREKFVTAYETANRIELHGEANAVLVVGKDEWPMPIPLVKSNGAWHFDAKQGEREILNRRIGRNELAAVQVCLAIVDAERDYSAQDPEGAGVPKYAGRLVSTPGKRDGLYWETAGDEQKSPLGPLLAAAANEGYGRTSFAAHAPYHGYYYKILTRQGQDAPGGARDYLVDGEMLAGFGLLAYPARYRASGIMSFIVNQDGVVYEKDLGKNTASIAGKMTAFNPDSSWKKQN
- a CDS encoding DUF4124 domain-containing protein, whose product is MARLLNLGFVLLAALVAAPASSQIYKWVDENGVVNYTNQAPANGKAKELDLNSTRLSVIETGTPQELEMLKVKSEVGYLRQKVDQLESQVESERYVGEYAAEPAATPVESEYLYPGYYYAPGYFIRHYPRRPRVRPTRFINTPRVPGHSFHTTQPAWLQNQVVPMMNR
- a CDS encoding LysR family transcriptional regulator, which produces MELYQLRSFVAIAEVGQLTRAAEKLHLSQPALSSQLKALEDELELTLFDRTSTGMALTAVGKQILGEAEKILAAAHALQKGARVLKGAVAGKVSIGTLSDPEFIRLGEFMSSAVARYPLLELELHQHVTGAALEHVRDGTLDASFYYGEVTHPTIACLPLREITYRIAAPAEWRERVKDAGWKEIAEQPWIIPPAISTHHQLVYALLRKHGVEPTRIVEADQEDVISSLVISGVGLALIREDLALDKTAGGEMCLWKDARMPTTLWFIHLQDRNDDPVIRALLDLLKETWNLQA